From bacterium, the proteins below share one genomic window:
- a CDS encoding Gfo/Idh/MocA family oxidoreductase, which translates to MSQPLTTIIVGAGHRGVLYASYAQRHPDQFRVIGVADPDPVRRERARERFGFPEANCFESAEQLAAHGKIADTIINGTMDADHVPTTLPLLEAGYDVLLEKPICPTKAELLALLQTARRTGRVVCIGHVLRHAPFYAEIRKRVASGEIGDLVTVNTTERVSYHHMASCFVRGKWNQKATSNPMLMAKCCHDLDLIAWMKSGIRPLRVASLGSLMHFRPEYAPEGAGTRCTVDCPIEPTCRYSARKHYLEQNLWGTYIWHCLEYLGTPTEEDKLRSLSTDNPHGRCVWKCDNDVVDHQSVIAHFADGCVATHTMTTGTAKPCRTMHLVGTLGEIEGEMEEGKFAIRYPDARAGHEYSEDIVDMNVSMDMHGGGDLRLVGDFLAVVRGEAPSLSTTQLEDSIYGHLIGFAADEAMEGRKVVEIEDIG; encoded by the coding sequence ATGTCCCAACCCCTCACCACCATCATCGTCGGCGCCGGGCACCGCGGCGTGCTGTATGCCTCATACGCGCAGCGCCATCCGGACCAGTTCCGAGTCATCGGCGTCGCCGACCCTGATCCTGTCCGGCGCGAGCGCGCCCGCGAGCGCTTCGGCTTCCCCGAGGCCAACTGCTTCGAGTCCGCCGAGCAACTGGCCGCCCACGGCAAGATCGCGGACACGATCATCAACGGCACCATGGACGCCGATCATGTGCCGACGACGCTGCCGCTGCTGGAAGCCGGCTATGACGTGCTGCTCGAGAAGCCCATCTGCCCGACCAAGGCTGAGTTGCTGGCGCTGCTGCAGACGGCTCGCCGCACCGGCCGCGTCGTGTGCATCGGCCATGTCCTGCGCCACGCGCCGTTCTATGCCGAGATCCGCAAGCGCGTGGCTTCCGGGGAGATCGGCGACCTCGTGACCGTCAACACCACCGAGCGTGTGAGCTACCACCACATGGCCTCGTGCTTCGTGCGCGGCAAGTGGAACCAGAAGGCCACCAGCAACCCGATGCTGATGGCCAAGTGCTGCCACGACCTCGACCTGATCGCCTGGATGAAGAGCGGTATTCGCCCGCTGCGCGTGGCGAGCCTCGGCTCGCTCATGCACTTCCGCCCCGAATACGCCCCCGAAGGCGCCGGTACGCGCTGCACTGTGGACTGCCCGATCGAGCCCACCTGCCGCTACTCGGCACGCAAGCACTACCTGGAGCAGAACCTGTGGGGCACGTACATCTGGCACTGCCTGGAGTACCTGGGCACCCCTACCGAGGAGGACAAGCTCCGCTCGCTGAGTACCGACAACCCCCACGGCCGCTGCGTGTGGAAGTGCGACAATGATGTCGTGGACCACCAGTCGGTCATCGCGCACTTCGCCGATGGCTGCGTCGCCACCCACACCATGACCACCGGCACCGCCAAGCCCTGCCGCACCATGCACCTGGTCGGCACCCTCGGCGAGATCGAGGGCGAGATGGAGGAGGGCAAGTTCGCGATCCGCTACCCCGACGCCCGCGCGGGCCACGAGTACAGCGAGGACATCGTGGACATGAACGTGTCCATGGACATGCACGGTGGGGGTGACCTGCGGCTGGTGGGCGACTTCCTGGCGGTCGTGCGGGGCGAGGCGCCCTCGCTCTCCACGACGCAACTGGAGGACTCGATCTACGGCCACCTCATCGGCTTCGCCGCCGATGAAGCCATGGAGGGCCGGAAGGTCGTCGAGATCGAGGACATCGGGTAG